From a single Pelodiscus sinensis isolate JC-2024 chromosome 4, ASM4963464v1, whole genome shotgun sequence genomic region:
- the FSHB gene encoding follitropin subunit beta: MKTINCYLLILCWKAICGNICELSNITIAVEKEECRFCISVNATWCSGYCFTRDPVYKYSPVSSVQQICTFKELVYETVKIPGCTDHAESFYSYPVATECHCESCDTDNTDCTVRGLGPNYCSFNQNQGKE, encoded by the exons ATGAAGACAATTAACTGTTATTTGCTGATACTTTGCTGGAAAGCAATTTGTGGCAATATCTGTGAGCTGTCCAATATCACTATCGCTGTGGAGAAAGAGGAGTGCAGGTTCTGCATTAGTGTGAATGCCACTTGGTGCTCTGGATACTGCTTCACAAGG GATCCAGTGTACAAATACTCACCAGTGTCATCAGTTCAGCAAATTTGTACTTTCAAGGAGCTTGTTTACGAAACAGTGAAGATCCCTGGCTGCACTGACCATGCTGAATCATTTTATTCATACCCAGTGGCTACCGAGTGCCACTGTGAGTCGTGTGATACTGACAACACCGACTGCACTGTGCGAGGCTTAGGGCCAAATTACTGCTCCTTCAACCAGAACCAAGGCAAAGAGTAA